One genomic segment of Myxococcota bacterium includes these proteins:
- a CDS encoding acyl-CoA dehydrogenase family protein, whose translation MSDHPTLAEAHLLRDAANHLVDRSLERAREITDGGKRIDDHQVLTESVTYAATQARAASELVDAVDASGQRGMAEITCAAAVADLSRSLIGRLEPLLDDLGLGDAVLDETFSGDTRSALRRAGHESVFRAIGAHCAETRGRNDWPLDELHDQVREAVREFGENEVAPEAERIHRNDELVPESFITNMAELGYFGLAIPEQYGGSEMGNLAMILTTEELSRASLAAAGSLITRPEILTKALEGGGTDEQKAHWLPKIAAGEVMVGISVTEPDIGSDVAGVKCRAEKRGDDWVINGPKAWCTFAGRADVLAVLCRTDADMSKGAKGLSLFIAPKDRFDGHAFEMVQPGGGKLVGKADATPGYRGMHSFTLNFEDYVVPGANLVGGEKGLGRGFYLQMAGFTAGRLQTGGRACGLAQAALEKTAEYVVDRVQFGNPISEYGLTQYNLGRMTAMLAPSRAITYAAAAAMDEDERAAAPFAAQAKLLACDMAVELTQLGQLLHGGWGYAEEYPISRYVVDAQVLPIFEGVKATLELKVIGRNLLAA comes from the coding sequence ATGAGCGACCATCCCACCCTGGCCGAAGCCCACCTCCTTCGCGACGCCGCGAACCATCTCGTCGACCGCTCCCTCGAGCGCGCGCGGGAGATCACGGACGGCGGCAAGCGGATCGACGACCACCAGGTGCTCACCGAGAGCGTGACCTACGCCGCCACCCAGGCCCGGGCGGCCTCGGAGCTGGTGGACGCCGTCGACGCGTCGGGTCAGCGCGGCATGGCCGAGATCACCTGTGCGGCGGCCGTCGCCGATCTCTCGCGCAGCCTGATCGGGCGCCTCGAGCCCCTGCTCGACGACCTCGGTCTGGGCGACGCGGTCCTCGACGAGACCTTCTCCGGCGACACGCGGTCGGCGCTGCGCCGGGCCGGCCACGAGTCGGTGTTCCGGGCGATCGGCGCCCACTGCGCCGAGACCCGGGGTCGCAACGACTGGCCCCTCGATGAGCTTCACGACCAGGTGCGCGAGGCCGTCCGGGAGTTCGGCGAGAACGAGGTGGCGCCGGAGGCCGAGCGCATCCACCGCAACGACGAGCTCGTGCCCGAGTCCTTCATCACGAACATGGCGGAGCTCGGCTACTTCGGGCTGGCCATCCCCGAGCAGTACGGCGGCTCCGAGATGGGCAACCTCGCGATGATCCTCACCACCGAGGAGCTGTCGCGGGCCTCCCTCGCGGCTGCGGGCTCGCTGATCACCCGCCCCGAGATCCTGACCAAGGCGCTCGAGGGCGGCGGCACCGACGAGCAGAAGGCCCACTGGCTGCCGAAGATCGCGGCCGGCGAGGTCATGGTCGGCATCTCGGTGACCGAGCCCGACATCGGCAGCGACGTCGCCGGCGTGAAGTGTCGGGCCGAGAAGCGCGGCGACGACTGGGTGATCAACGGGCCGAAGGCCTGGTGCACCTTCGCCGGTCGTGCCGACGTGCTGGCGGTGCTGTGCCGCACCGACGCCGACATGTCGAAGGGAGCGAAGGGGCTCTCGCTCTTCATCGCGCCGAAGGACCGCTTCGACGGACACGCCTTCGAGATGGTGCAGCCCGGCGGCGGCAAGCTGGTGGGCAAGGCGGATGCGACCCCCGGCTATCGGGGCATGCACTCGTTCACGCTGAACTTCGAGGACTACGTGGTGCCGGGTGCCAACCTCGTGGGTGGGGAGAAGGGCCTCGGCCGCGGCTTCTACCTGCAGATGGCAGGCTTCACCGCCGGCCGCCTCCAGACCGGCGGTCGCGCCTGCGGTCTCGCCCAGGCGGCCCTCGAGAAGACCGCCGAGTACGTCGTCGACCGCGTCCAGTTCGGCAATCCCATCTCCGAGTACGGTCTCACCCAGTACAACCTCGGCCGCATGACGGCGATGCTCGCGCCTTCCCGCGCGATCACCTACGCCGCGGCCGCCGCCATGGACGAGGACGAGCGCGCTGCGGCTCCCTTCGCGGCTCAGGCGAAGCTGCTCGCCTGCGACATGGCCGTCGAACTCACCCAGCTCGGCCAGCTGCTGCACGGCGGTTGGGGCTATGCCGAGGAGTACCCGATCAGCCGCTACGTGGTGGACGCCCAGGTGCTGCCGATCTTCGAGGGCGTGAAGGCGACCCTCGAGCTCAAGGTGATCGGACGCAACCTGCTCGCCGCCTAG
- a CDS encoding cupredoxin domain-containing protein, whose amino-acid sequence MRHRNGPFRRPIRSLGLVLVALASLGLACAHGGHRGKHGFTSEVSKIQVVSTLVGGKNVFIPSTIVVTSGQPVTLSIYNTTEIPHGFRIPALDIAHVLPAQEEYEIELPAMERYQVLGIQCHLHTAHRTATLVVLPARKE is encoded by the coding sequence ATGCGTCACCGCAATGGACCGTTCCGCCGTCCGATCCGCTCACTGGGTCTGGTACTCGTCGCCCTCGCCTCGCTCGGCCTCGCCTGCGCTCATGGCGGACACCGCGGCAAGCACGGTTTCACCTCGGAAGTGTCGAAGATCCAGGTGGTCTCCACCCTGGTCGGCGGCAAGAACGTCTTCATTCCGTCGACGATCGTGGTGACCAGCGGTCAGCCCGTGACCCTGTCGATCTACAACACGACCGAGATCCCGCACGGTTTCCGGATCCCGGCCCTCGACATCGCCCATGTGTTGCCGGCGCAGGAGGAGTACGAGATCGAGCTCCCCGCGATGGAGCGCTACCAGGTGCTCGGCATCCAGTGCCATCTGCACACGGCGCACCGCACGGCGACGCTGGTGGTCCTGCCCGCACGCAAGGAGTAG
- a CDS encoding dockerin type I domain-containing protein, whose protein sequence is MGVRTIVGVAGLVFSLGAGTAQAEIVLEGTRQVTLEWDAATGAIGYYVIVTRDGGAARVEAISMDPKQKLKGRFGESLVVQVAGFDSEGTAGPISPPSEALRFARRGSGANPPPDEDPGSGDPGNGGGNEPPPTGSGVRFDHDGDGVSDWVVGLGGARTLWRRQAGGTIVEATLPPGPGALVARGDFDGDGIADLVWHDPAAGVVTLWPMGAGGASGARTFATDGLAAAERWLVAGSGDMDADGRDELVWFSRVAGQTVAWSLEGAEATAVTADGHFGAWSIVAIDDFTGTGTARLLWLDERFRELELDGGNLGGLDPAWRVAGSADLDGIPGAELVVRHRDTGAVEAWSLSAGSVSGGAVGMDPLEAADTLLAGGDYDGDGVEDLLRAGGGGDIGLWLSGASLLDPVEPFLAPGAAVLAGRGSDDSVFRRRFCSGDLDGSGAVDGSDYAVLQRCFSADSVTGECADVDMDGDGVLSLEDANLFIERFQGRRCGG, encoded by the coding sequence ATGGGCGTGCGAACGATCGTGGGAGTCGCGGGGCTGGTCTTCTCTTTGGGGGCCGGCACGGCGCAAGCAGAGATCGTATTGGAAGGAACGCGGCAGGTGACCCTGGAATGGGACGCCGCGACGGGAGCCATCGGGTACTACGTCATCGTGACGCGCGACGGCGGGGCCGCCCGCGTCGAGGCGATCTCGATGGACCCGAAGCAGAAGCTGAAGGGGCGCTTCGGCGAATCCCTGGTGGTCCAGGTAGCGGGCTTCGACAGTGAAGGCACGGCGGGGCCGATCTCACCGCCCTCCGAGGCGCTGCGCTTCGCGCGCCGGGGCAGCGGCGCGAACCCGCCGCCGGACGAAGACCCGGGCTCCGGGGATCCGGGCAACGGCGGCGGCAACGAACCGCCGCCGACCGGCAGCGGCGTTCGCTTCGACCACGACGGCGATGGCGTCTCGGACTGGGTCGTCGGTTTGGGTGGAGCGCGCACGCTGTGGCGCCGCCAGGCTGGTGGGACCATCGTCGAGGCCACGCTACCGCCGGGGCCTGGCGCCCTGGTCGCGCGCGGAGACTTCGACGGGGACGGCATTGCCGATCTGGTGTGGCACGACCCGGCGGCGGGTGTCGTCACGCTGTGGCCGATGGGCGCGGGCGGGGCCAGCGGTGCGCGCACCTTCGCGACCGATGGGCTGGCCGCCGCCGAGCGGTGGCTGGTGGCCGGGTCGGGCGACATGGACGCTGACGGGCGCGACGAGCTCGTCTGGTTCAGTCGCGTTGCCGGGCAGACGGTGGCTTGGAGCCTCGAGGGAGCCGAAGCCACCGCGGTGACCGCCGACGGACACTTCGGTGCCTGGAGTATCGTCGCCATCGACGACTTCACCGGAACGGGCACGGCCCGGTTGCTCTGGCTCGACGAGCGCTTCCGCGAGCTCGAACTCGATGGCGGCAACCTGGGCGGATTGGACCCGGCTTGGCGCGTCGCCGGCAGCGCGGATCTGGACGGCATCCCGGGCGCGGAGCTCGTGGTCCGACACCGGGATACGGGCGCCGTCGAAGCCTGGTCCCTGAGTGCCGGATCGGTGAGTGGAGGTGCGGTCGGGATGGACCCCCTCGAAGCCGCCGACACGCTGCTCGCCGGCGGCGACTACGACGGGGACGGGGTCGAAGATCTGCTCCGCGCGGGCGGCGGAGGCGACATCGGGCTGTGGCTCTCCGGCGCGTCGCTGCTCGACCCGGTCGAGCCCTTCCTGGCACCGGGCGCTGCAGTCCTCGCCGGGCGTGGTTCGGACGACAGCGTCTTCCGACGCCGGTTCTGTAGCGGCGACCTCGACGGGAGCGGCGCCGTGGATGGCTCCGACTACGCGGTGCTCCAGCGCTGCTTCTCGGCCGATTCCGTGACGGGAGAGTGCGCAGACGTCGACATGGACGGCGATGGGGTCCTTTCCCTGGAGGACGCCAACCTGTTCATCGAACGCTTCCAGGGGCGCCGCTGCGGCGGCTGA
- a CDS encoding exosortase C-terminal domain/associated protein EpsI, which translates to MAAGLAGALVLLGFACRELLGFQPETNLVLLSGEVEEFFFEPSDSSPWIVLGLCAWLVWRRRARLGKLFGAPAPFLWTAVLFAAAAGIFVWSLLAGAPDLQAIALIPGLLGAAHALCGPAGLRVVALPAAVLLFAVPIPAPLTNAILWKLQIWTAGFTAFLIEILGFDVLLTGDRLIMSDGYYQIIETCSGMRSIETLGMLSVLMVELFRRRGGHAVALLAASPFVAFLINGFRCVGLVFNPHADISSIHNLQGVVMLLGGVLLLYAIDGLLERVWKDPGPVSSWERAVRGAGAPLARIEPRFAGVFAFCLALFALSWLPPFERPDTEPAAVAGALPLEFGDWQGTDIKVDWLFLGKAKFRQTLHRRYEAGQQAVDVFVGQADLDNRVRSYLSPKVAYPGSGWTVEREETHALAGRPATFRTLRLGSRRMLVAHWFEDSPGVLEETTRSLLALDATPAAREELPVAVRLSTPLLTSKPIARDRARARLEQFAGALGPALKEIGSPRGV; encoded by the coding sequence ATGGCTGCGGGTCTGGCCGGCGCGCTGGTGCTGCTGGGCTTCGCCTGTCGCGAGCTCCTGGGGTTTCAGCCGGAGACCAATCTCGTCTTGCTGTCCGGCGAGGTCGAGGAGTTCTTCTTCGAGCCCTCGGACAGCTCGCCGTGGATCGTCCTCGGGCTCTGCGCGTGGCTGGTATGGAGGCGCCGCGCGCGTCTCGGAAAGCTCTTCGGGGCACCCGCTCCCTTCCTATGGACGGCGGTGCTCTTCGCCGCGGCCGCCGGGATCTTCGTCTGGTCGTTGCTGGCCGGCGCGCCGGATCTCCAGGCGATCGCGCTGATCCCCGGGCTCCTGGGGGCCGCTCACGCGCTCTGCGGGCCCGCCGGGCTGCGGGTGGTCGCGCTGCCGGCGGCCGTGTTGCTGTTCGCCGTGCCCATCCCGGCGCCCCTGACCAACGCCATTCTGTGGAAGCTCCAGATCTGGACCGCCGGCTTCACCGCCTTCCTGATCGAGATCCTGGGGTTCGACGTCCTGCTCACCGGCGACCGCCTGATCATGAGCGACGGCTACTACCAGATCATCGAGACTTGCAGCGGCATGCGCTCGATCGAGACGCTCGGGATGCTGAGCGTGCTGATGGTCGAACTCTTCCGACGGCGTGGGGGCCACGCCGTCGCCCTGTTGGCCGCCTCCCCCTTTGTCGCCTTCCTGATCAATGGGTTCCGCTGCGTCGGGCTGGTGTTCAACCCCCACGCCGACATCTCGAGCATCCACAACCTGCAGGGCGTCGTGATGCTGCTCGGCGGGGTCCTCCTGCTCTACGCGATCGACGGTCTGCTCGAGCGGGTGTGGAAGGACCCGGGCCCGGTGTCCTCGTGGGAGCGGGCGGTGCGGGGTGCCGGCGCCCCGCTCGCGCGGATCGAGCCTCGCTTTGCGGGTGTGTTCGCATTCTGCCTGGCGCTGTTCGCCCTCTCCTGGTTGCCGCCCTTCGAGCGCCCCGATACCGAGCCGGCGGCCGTGGCCGGGGCGCTGCCGCTCGAGTTCGGGGACTGGCAGGGCACCGACATCAAGGTCGACTGGCTGTTCCTCGGCAAGGCGAAGTTCCGCCAGACCCTCCACCGTCGCTACGAGGCCGGGCAGCAAGCCGTCGACGTCTTCGTCGGCCAGGCCGACCTGGACAACCGCGTCCGCAGCTACCTCTCTCCGAAGGTCGCCTACCCAGGCAGTGGCTGGACGGTCGAGCGCGAGGAGACCCACGCGCTCGCCGGCCGCCCGGCGACGTTCCGGACCCTGCGCCTCGGGTCCCGGCGGATGCTGGTGGCCCACTGGTTCGAGGACTCCCCGGGGGTGCTCGAAGAGACCACGCGCTCCCTGCTCGCCCTGGATGCGACGCCGGCGGCTCGCGAAGAACTGCCCGTGGCGGTCCGGCTCTCGACCCCGCTCCTCACCTCCAAGCCGATCGCACGCGACCGCGCTCGGGCGCGCCTCGAGCAGTTTGCGGGGGCATTGGGACCCGCCCTGAAGGAGATCGGATCCCCCAGGGGGGTTTAA
- a CDS encoding AI-2E family transporter, whose protein sequence is MNDEGGDRAFIERSLRIAIIGVVVLAIVVGTLWVLKGALTPLVAAWVIAYLFDPLIDRFEARGVPRGVAILLLLVLVGGSLFGVAFVLIPAMQRDIATLSASLPGYLETAVQTLGPRLQEQFGITLPRSVQDAITWLQAGEFQIPLEATRELLQQVVRGVTGTVGALVSLLIIPVLAYYLLVEFDRIRLAVLDLVPRSYQDSVATQAARVDALVSGFIRGQLTVCLVLGVLYAVGFAAIGVDLAIVIGVASGLLAIIPYVGGALALISAAGMALLEFGLDVHVALVAAWYFVVQGLEGFVLTPRIVGGSLGMHPVTVIVALLIGGDLLGFLGLLIAVPFAAVVQVFLQDLVAMYRRSTLYDDAPGGA, encoded by the coding sequence GTGAACGACGAAGGCGGCGACCGGGCTTTCATCGAACGCAGTCTGCGCATCGCCATCATCGGCGTGGTCGTGTTGGCGATCGTGGTGGGCACGCTCTGGGTGCTCAAAGGAGCCCTCACGCCCCTCGTCGCGGCCTGGGTCATCGCGTACCTCTTCGATCCGCTGATCGACCGCTTCGAGGCGCGCGGCGTGCCGCGCGGTGTCGCGATCCTGCTGCTGCTGGTCCTGGTGGGAGGTTCGCTATTCGGCGTCGCCTTCGTGTTGATACCGGCGATGCAGCGCGACATCGCGACCTTGTCGGCGAGCCTGCCGGGCTACCTCGAGACCGCGGTCCAGACGCTCGGGCCCCGCCTCCAGGAACAGTTCGGGATCACCCTGCCCCGCTCGGTGCAGGACGCGATCACGTGGCTCCAGGCGGGCGAGTTCCAGATCCCGCTCGAAGCGACCCGGGAGCTCCTGCAGCAGGTGGTCCGCGGGGTGACGGGCACCGTCGGCGCGCTGGTGTCATTGCTGATCATTCCGGTGCTCGCCTACTACCTGCTCGTCGAGTTCGATCGGATCCGACTCGCGGTGCTCGACCTGGTACCCCGCAGCTACCAGGACAGCGTCGCCACCCAGGCGGCGCGGGTCGACGCGCTCGTGTCCGGGTTCATTCGAGGCCAGCTCACCGTCTGCCTCGTGTTGGGCGTCCTCTACGCCGTCGGATTCGCTGCGATCGGCGTCGATCTGGCGATCGTCATCGGGGTAGCGAGTGGGCTCCTTGCGATCATTCCCTACGTCGGCGGCGCACTCGCGTTGATCAGCGCCGCGGGGATGGCCCTGCTGGAGTTCGGTCTCGACGTCCACGTCGCGCTGGTGGCGGCCTGGTACTTCGTGGTGCAGGGGCTCGAAGGGTTCGTGCTGACCCCGCGGATCGTGGGCGGAAGCCTCGGCATGCACCCGGTCACGGTGATCGTCGCCCTCCTGATCGGAGGCGACCTGCTCGGCTTCCTCGGTCTGCTGATCGCGGTTCCGTTCGCCGCCGTGGTGCAGGTCTTCCTGCAGGACCTCGTCGCCATGTACCGCCGCTCCACGCTCTACGACGACGCGCCGGGAGGGGCTTAG
- a CDS encoding PEP-CTERM sorting domain-containing protein, with translation MTRVPHPVLGMLAVLAVLGLVATAHAASVAISTDKASYIPGETITVVVDLLVNAGESASGAILTLGYDVALVGNASVDAPAAQLASFGGSAPWTVGALEGQCDQPDLCRLVDQIAPNPTGAAADAYTSTIVLTFSADAPGSFPSFDTAVNGFFGAADASTSPYIGPEPTTAALLGLGLLGLGLRGRHRT, from the coding sequence ATGACGCGCGTCCCTCATCCCGTACTCGGGATGCTCGCTGTCCTCGCTGTCCTCGGGCTGGTAGCGACGGCCCACGCCGCTTCGGTCGCGATCTCGACGGACAAGGCGAGCTACATCCCCGGTGAGACCATCACCGTCGTGGTGGACCTCCTCGTGAACGCCGGCGAGAGCGCCTCGGGCGCGATACTGACCCTGGGCTACGACGTCGCTCTGGTTGGCAACGCGTCGGTCGACGCACCGGCGGCGCAGCTCGCGTCCTTCGGCGGCTCGGCCCCGTGGACGGTCGGCGCCCTCGAGGGTCAGTGCGACCAGCCGGACCTCTGCCGACTCGTCGATCAGATCGCTCCCAACCCGACGGGGGCGGCGGCGGACGCCTATACCAGCACCATCGTGCTGACGTTCTCCGCGGACGCACCCGGCAGCTTCCCCAGCTTCGATACGGCCGTGAATGGATTCTTCGGCGCCGCCGACGCCAGCACCTCGCCCTACATCGGGCCAGAGCCGACGACGGCAGCCCTCTTGGGGCTCGGTCTGTTGGGTCTTGGCCTGCGCGGTCGCCACCGCACGTAA
- a CDS encoding PEP-CTERM sorting domain-containing protein — protein MKRTLIAVVAVLGFAVSANAASIAISTDKASYITGETITVTVDLAIADGESASGAIVTLGFGSGDTGTVSGESVDTGAAQITSFGGSAGWTVAALQGQCDAPGLCRLVDQIAPNPTGAAVGPAYASSVVLTFLAGNAGTIDFTTAVNNFFGAANANASVTIVPEPTTAALLGLGLFGLALGGRRRS, from the coding sequence ATGAAGCGGACTTTGATTGCGGTAGTCGCCGTTCTCGGATTCGCGGTTTCGGCCAACGCGGCCTCGATCGCGATCTCGACGGACAAGGCGAGCTACATCACTGGTGAGACGATTACCGTGACGGTCGACCTGGCCATCGCGGACGGCGAAAGCGCCTCGGGTGCGATCGTGACGCTGGGCTTCGGCTCGGGTGACACCGGGACGGTTTCGGGCGAATCCGTTGATACCGGCGCGGCTCAGATCACGTCGTTCGGTGGTTCGGCTGGCTGGACCGTCGCGGCCCTCCAGGGTCAGTGCGACGCCCCCGGCCTCTGCCGCCTCGTCGACCAGATCGCTCCGAACCCGACGGGTGCCGCAGTGGGCCCGGCGTATGCTTCGAGCGTCGTCCTGACGTTCCTGGCTGGCAACGCTGGCACGATCGACTTCACGACGGCCGTGAACAACTTCTTTGGCGCCGCAAACGCCAACGCGAGTGTCACGATCGTGCCGGAGCCGACCACGGCTGCGCTTCTCGGCCTGGGCCTCTTCGGCCTCGCGCTGGGCGGCCGCCGCCGCAGCTAA
- a CDS encoding M18 family aminopeptidase, giving the protein MTDPVADLLSFLDRSPTPYHAVAECVARLERAGFRALDAGARWKLDAGDKRYCVRGDGSLVAFEIGQAPVADAGFRWIGAHTDSPNLRVKPLPDASAHGYQRVAVETYGGVLLHTWLDRDLSLAGRVTLRGANGPTTVLVDFARPLLRVPNLAIHLYREIRTDGLKLNAQTHGIPVLGLEDAPALPELLLQELRAQDLAPKSVAASDLLGFDLMAYDTQPACVSGARGEFVQAARLDNLASCHSAVSALLDAGAAGPSRVHRGFVLYDHEEVGSRSAQGAGGPLLAETLERIAGGTKDAAPDSLARALTRSVLVSADMAHALHPNYADRHEPGHQPRIGAGPVIKINANQSYASDAVTGGLFADLCQQAGLEPQYFVARNDMGCGSTIGPISAARVGMPTVDVGNPMLSMHSCREMAGSADVAPMIDVLTRFLAPGDG; this is encoded by the coding sequence ATGACCGATCCCGTCGCCGACCTGCTCTCGTTTCTCGATCGATCACCCACGCCGTACCACGCGGTGGCCGAATGCGTGGCCCGGCTCGAACGTGCGGGCTTCCGCGCCCTGGATGCCGGGGCACGCTGGAAACTCGACGCCGGTGACAAACGCTACTGCGTGCGCGGCGACGGGAGCCTGGTCGCTTTCGAGATCGGCCAGGCGCCGGTCGCCGACGCGGGCTTCCGCTGGATCGGCGCACACACCGACTCCCCCAACCTGCGCGTGAAGCCCCTGCCCGACGCGAGCGCCCATGGCTACCAGCGCGTGGCGGTCGAGACCTACGGCGGCGTGCTGCTCCACACCTGGCTGGACCGCGACCTGTCCTTGGCCGGCCGCGTGACCCTGCGCGGAGCCAACGGCCCGACCACGGTGCTCGTCGACTTCGCGCGCCCGTTGCTGCGCGTCCCGAACCTCGCGATCCATCTCTACCGGGAGATCCGCACCGACGGGCTGAAGCTCAACGCCCAGACCCACGGGATCCCGGTGCTGGGGCTCGAGGATGCGCCGGCGCTCCCGGAGCTCCTGCTCCAGGAGCTCCGAGCCCAGGACCTTGCGCCGAAGTCCGTCGCGGCATCGGACCTCCTCGGCTTCGACCTGATGGCCTACGACACGCAACCGGCTTGTGTGTCGGGAGCCCGCGGCGAGTTCGTCCAGGCCGCGCGTCTCGACAACCTGGCGTCGTGTCACTCTGCGGTGTCGGCGTTGCTCGACGCGGGCGCCGCCGGCCCGAGTCGCGTCCACCGCGGCTTCGTGCTCTACGACCACGAAGAGGTCGGCAGCCGCAGCGCCCAGGGCGCCGGCGGGCCGCTACTCGCGGAAACGCTGGAGCGCATCGCGGGGGGCACGAAGGACGCGGCGCCCGACAGCCTCGCCCGCGCGCTCACCCGCAGCGTGCTCGTCTCGGCGGACATGGCCCACGCCCTCCACCCCAACTACGCCGATCGCCACGAGCCGGGGCACCAGCCGCGGATCGGAGCGGGACCGGTCATCAAGATCAATGCCAACCAGTCCTACGCGAGCGACGCCGTCACCGGCGGGTTGTTCGCCGACCTCTGTCAGCAGGCCGGCCTCGAGCCCCAGTACTTCGTCGCCCGCAACGACATGGGCTGCGGTTCGACGATCGGACCGATCTCGGCCGCGCGCGTCGGCATGCCGACGGTGGACGTCGGCAACCCGATGCTCTCGATGCACTCCTGCCGGGAGATGGCGGGCAGCGCCGACGTCGCTCCGATGATCGACGTGCTGACCCGCTTCCTCGCGCCCGGCGATGGCTGA
- the eat gene encoding ethanolamine permease: MQGGLARVACPTHTRSRGEGVLAEEPDRGTGGVSYRPVEADYFADRGLRRFAGAGSLWALGVGAVISGDFFGWNFGLEAGGFGGLLIATAIVTVLFTGLCFSIAEMTAALPHTGGAYSFARSAMGPWGAYVTGLAENMEYVLTPAVIVVGIGGYLGAITGTPAEAAPLWWLATYVAFVGLNVVGVEASLRFTVFITLVALAILVVFYIGAIPHLDIATHALARGDRPWLPNGWAGVFAALPFAIWFYLAIEELPLAAEEAHAPERDLPRGILLGLATLVVCAFLTLILSAGIAPGSAALGKSDEPLFDSLRTIFGDGLGARGLALVAVAGLVASFHTIVFAYGRQIFSLSRAGYFPRWLSKTGRRQTPHRALWVGAAIGYAVAATVHTLGPEHPVGAVLLNLAVFGAVLSYTFQMTSYILLRRRFPDIERPYRSPFGVPGAVAALVISLVTLVALFVSDPVYQRVAIGAAVWYALGLVYFAVYGRHRLVLSPEEAFAMDLGAGAPEARDAEPTPDP; the protein is encoded by the coding sequence GTGCAGGGGGGCCTGGCCCGCGTGGCCTGCCCAACGCACACTCGGTCGCGAGGGGAGGGGGTTCTGGCGGAAGAGCCGGACAGGGGCACGGGTGGGGTTTCCTACCGACCGGTCGAAGCGGACTACTTCGCCGACCGGGGACTGCGACGCTTCGCCGGCGCCGGTTCGCTGTGGGCGCTCGGAGTCGGTGCTGTCATTTCCGGTGACTTCTTCGGCTGGAACTTCGGCCTGGAGGCCGGTGGCTTCGGTGGCCTGCTGATCGCGACCGCGATCGTCACCGTCCTGTTTACGGGTCTCTGCTTCAGCATCGCCGAGATGACGGCGGCGCTGCCCCACACCGGCGGCGCCTATTCCTTTGCACGCTCGGCGATGGGTCCTTGGGGCGCCTATGTCACCGGCCTCGCCGAGAACATGGAGTACGTCCTCACGCCGGCCGTCATCGTCGTCGGCATCGGCGGCTACCTGGGGGCAATCACGGGAACCCCCGCCGAGGCGGCTCCGCTCTGGTGGCTCGCGACCTACGTCGCCTTCGTCGGCTTGAACGTCGTCGGAGTCGAGGCCAGCCTACGCTTCACGGTGTTCATCACCTTGGTCGCCCTCGCGATCCTCGTGGTGTTCTACATCGGCGCGATCCCCCACCTCGACATCGCGACCCACGCGCTCGCCCGGGGCGATCGGCCCTGGCTTCCGAATGGCTGGGCCGGCGTGTTCGCCGCCCTGCCCTTCGCGATCTGGTTCTACCTCGCGATCGAGGAACTGCCGCTCGCGGCGGAAGAGGCGCATGCCCCCGAACGCGACCTGCCGCGCGGAATTCTGCTCGGACTCGCCACGCTCGTCGTCTGCGCCTTCCTGACCCTGATCCTGTCGGCGGGGATCGCGCCCGGCAGCGCGGCGCTGGGCAAGAGCGACGAACCCCTGTTCGACAGCCTGCGCACGATCTTCGGCGACGGACTCGGCGCTCGGGGGCTCGCGCTGGTCGCCGTGGCTGGCCTGGTCGCGAGTTTCCACACGATCGTGTTCGCCTACGGTCGGCAGATCTTCTCGCTGTCGCGCGCGGGCTACTTCCCGCGCTGGCTCTCGAAGACGGGCCGACGCCAGACGCCCCACCGCGCTCTCTGGGTGGGGGCGGCGATCGGGTACGCCGTCGCGGCCACCGTCCACACCCTCGGACCGGAGCATCCCGTGGGAGCGGTCCTGTTGAACCTCGCCGTGTTCGGTGCGGTGCTCTCCTACACCTTCCAGATGACGTCCTACATCCTGTTGCGACGTCGCTTCCCGGACATCGAGCGGCCCTATCGAAGCCCCTTCGGCGTGCCGGGTGCGGTCGCGGCGCTGGTGATCTCGCTGGTCACGCTGGTCGCGCTGTTCGTGAGCGACCCCGTGTACCAGCGCGTCGCGATCGGCGCGGCCGTCTGGTACGCCCTTGGTCTGGTGTACTTCGCCGTGTACGGACGCCACCGTCTGGTGCTGTCTCCCGAAGAAGCGTTCGCCATGGATCTCGGCGCAGGTGCGCCCGAGGCCCGCGATGCTGAGCCGACCCCGGACCCGTAG